A genomic stretch from Nocardia wallacei includes:
- a CDS encoding IS5 family transposase has product MATVAVTGRADLTDAQWARLEPLLPRGKKAGRPPTWTRRQIIDGIRWRTRVGAPWRDVPVEYGSWPAVYGLFRRWQRAGVWVLILKLLQAFADAAGQIVWQVSVDSTIARAHQHAAGARRDGDRQAEPPGGIASEPTDHGLGRSRGGWTTKLHLACERGCRLLSVLITPGQAGDNPQMVAVLDAIAVPKPGGGRPRIRPDRVLADKAYSSRSNREWLRHRGIAVTIPVPADQAAHRRNRGRTGGRPPAFDSVIYRDRNAVERGINQLKQHRAVATRYDKLAVRYLATVHIAAINQWLRHQ; this is encoded by the coding sequence GTGGCCACAGTAGCGGTGACGGGGCGAGCGGATCTGACCGATGCCCAGTGGGCACGGCTGGAGCCGTTGTTGCCTCGCGGGAAGAAGGCTGGACGTCCGCCGACGTGGACGAGACGGCAGATCATCGACGGGATCCGGTGGCGCACGCGAGTGGGGGCGCCGTGGCGGGACGTTCCGGTCGAGTACGGTTCGTGGCCTGCGGTGTACGGATTGTTCCGGCGTTGGCAACGGGCCGGAGTGTGGGTATTGATCCTGAAGTTGCTACAGGCATTCGCCGACGCGGCCGGGCAGATCGTGTGGCAGGTGAGTGTGGACTCCACGATCGCCAGGGCTCATCAGCACGCGGCTGGAGCACGCCGAGACGGTGATCGGCAGGCAGAGCCGCCCGGCGGAATCGCAAGCGAGCCGACCGATCACGGACTGGGCCGGTCCAGGGGCGGCTGGACGACCAAGCTGCATCTGGCCTGCGAGCGAGGCTGCCGACTGCTGTCGGTGCTGATCACGCCCGGTCAAGCTGGAGACAACCCGCAGATGGTGGCGGTGCTGGACGCGATCGCCGTGCCCAAACCCGGCGGTGGCCGACCCCGGATACGACCGGATCGGGTACTGGCCGACAAGGCCTATTCCAGTCGCAGCAACCGGGAATGGTTGCGGCACCGCGGCATCGCAGTCACTATTCCCGTTCCGGCCGACCAAGCCGCGCACCGCCGCAACCGCGGCCGCACCGGCGGCCGTCCACCCGCGTTCGACTCCGTGATCTACCGCGACCGCAACGCGGTCGAACGGGGCATCAACCAGCTCAAACAACACCGTGCCGTCGCCACGAGATACGACAAGCTCGCTGTCCGCTACCTGGCCACCGTCCACATCGCCGCCATCAACCAATGGCTACGACACCAGTGA
- a CDS encoding alpha/beta hydrolase: MRASTRTAVVCLVAALLSFAGSAARADETSSPDACRSFFVPVPQGQLAATLCRPDTPTDTVMVLMSGSNYNGTYWDFAYQPETYNFRQAMNRAGYATLVVDRLGNGASTRPPALSLTASATADALHGIVQGLRRGLAGAEPFGKVVTVGHSLTSGTSVMEASAHHDVDGVVLTGYSHSLEIGETLGVISTYHRAIEEPEFAGRGYDSGYLVSRPGTRLHDFHAPGNIDPEVLARDERTKEPFSLTEYPDGLLSTLPGMSGRIDAPVLVVNGGLDRLSCGHEYAVCADSATLHAAEAPYFAPAAQLRTFVLPGSGHAVNLAGNTVEYQAAVIDWANSTIGH, translated from the coding sequence GTGCGAGCCTCGACACGGACCGCGGTGGTATGTCTTGTCGCGGCACTGCTCTCGTTCGCGGGGAGTGCGGCCCGGGCCGACGAGACCTCGTCTCCGGATGCCTGCCGATCCTTCTTCGTGCCGGTTCCGCAGGGACAGCTGGCCGCGACCCTGTGCCGACCGGATACGCCGACCGATACCGTCATGGTGCTGATGTCCGGGTCCAATTACAACGGCACCTATTGGGATTTCGCGTACCAACCGGAGACCTACAACTTCCGGCAGGCGATGAACCGCGCCGGATACGCGACACTCGTCGTGGACCGGCTCGGCAACGGCGCCAGCACCCGGCCACCGGCCCTCTCCCTGACCGCCTCGGCCACCGCCGATGCGCTGCACGGCATCGTGCAGGGCCTGCGGCGGGGGCTGGCAGGTGCCGAGCCGTTCGGCAAGGTCGTCACCGTGGGTCACTCGCTGACGTCGGGAACCTCGGTGATGGAGGCCAGCGCCCACCACGACGTCGACGGCGTGGTGCTGACCGGATATTCGCATTCGCTCGAGATCGGCGAGACGCTCGGGGTCATCTCCACCTATCACCGAGCCATCGAGGAGCCCGAATTCGCCGGGCGCGGTTACGATTCCGGCTATCTCGTCTCTCGCCCCGGTACCCGGCTGCACGACTTCCACGCGCCCGGCAATATCGACCCGGAGGTGCTCGCGCGGGACGAGCGGACCAAGGAGCCCTTCTCGCTCACCGAATATCCCGACGGTCTGCTGTCCACCCTGCCGGGCATGTCCGGCCGCATCGACGCGCCGGTCCTGGTCGTCAACGGCGGACTGGACAGATTGTCCTGCGGTCACGAGTACGCGGTGTGCGCGGATTCCGCGACGCTGCACGCCGCGGAAGCACCCTACTTCGCCCCCGCGGCCCAACTGCGCACCTTCGTACTGCCCGGCAGCGGGCACGCCGTCAATCTCGCCGGCAACACCGTCGAATATCAAGCGGCAGTGATAGATTGGGCGAACTCCACCATCGGGCACTGA
- a CDS encoding AraC family transcriptional regulator has protein sequence MGLDVLSGAVATMRTGRPHSSRQEQFAPWGMRFPASEGAGFHVVLQGSAWLLPPREDGEPIPLGPGDIVFLAHGRGHALASDPAVPLREIRPLPDGSWPRPVPEPHAPDAPVTVLLCGAYQLDRRRAHPLLADLPDVVHLTPRVGTHRSLRAAVELLGTELEEAQPGSDAIITSLLDTLLLYILRAWWLGAQEATPHHGWAAALVDRPVAAALRAMHTNPEHPWTVEELGALGGLSRAAFSRRFTTLVGRAPLAYLTWWRMTLAGRLLRSDDTPLRAVAQRVGYTSEFAFAKAFKREYTVAPGRYRTMATG, from the coding sequence ATGGGTTTGGATGTGCTCAGCGGTGCCGTCGCGACCATGCGCACCGGCCGGCCGCACTCGTCGCGCCAGGAACAATTCGCCCCCTGGGGCATGCGCTTTCCCGCGTCGGAGGGCGCGGGATTCCATGTGGTCCTGCAGGGTTCGGCATGGCTGCTCCCGCCGCGCGAGGACGGCGAGCCCATTCCGCTCGGCCCCGGCGACATCGTCTTCCTGGCGCACGGGCGCGGCCACGCGCTGGCCAGCGACCCCGCCGTGCCGCTGCGCGAGATCCGGCCCCTGCCGGACGGATCCTGGCCGCGGCCCGTGCCCGAACCGCACGCACCCGACGCTCCGGTCACGGTATTGCTCTGTGGCGCATATCAACTCGATCGGCGACGGGCGCACCCGCTGCTCGCCGACCTACCCGACGTGGTGCACCTGACCCCGCGCGTCGGCACGCACCGATCGCTGCGCGCGGCGGTGGAACTGCTCGGCACGGAACTCGAAGAGGCACAACCGGGTTCGGACGCCATCATCACCTCGCTGCTGGACACCCTGCTGCTGTACATCCTGCGCGCCTGGTGGCTGGGCGCCCAGGAGGCCACCCCGCATCACGGGTGGGCCGCCGCCCTGGTCGATCGCCCCGTCGCCGCGGCGCTGCGCGCGATGCACACCAATCCCGAACACCCTTGGACCGTCGAGGAACTCGGCGCACTCGGCGGTCTGTCCCGCGCCGCGTTCTCCCGCCGCTTCACCACCCTGGTCGGCCGTGCCCCGCTCGCCTACCTGACCTGGTGGCGCATGACCCTGGCCGGACGGCTGCTCCGCTCCGACGACACCCCGCTGCGCGCCGTGGCCCAACGTGTCGGCTACACCTCGGAATTCGCCTTCGCCAAGGCATTCAAACGTGAGTACACCGTGGCCCCGGGCCGCTACCGCACCATGGCGACCGGGTAG
- a CDS encoding MerR family transcriptional regulator encodes MPDTTDAAGLTVGQVSARLGVTVRALHHWDEIGLARPSLRTPAGYRLYTDTDLERLHRIVVYRELGLGLDRIRTVLDSSTADVPGALRAQRTQLTERIARLQQLGAGLDRMIEAHERGVLLSAEQQAAIFGPRWDPGWSAQARQRYGDTTQWRQYAERSADRGPAEWQSVADTVAELENALGAAMDAGIAPGSPAANRLAERHREAFTASYFLLTTQMQVCLARTFETDLGFAAHYNNIRPGLAAWFRRVVDAAARADGIDPDTATWQ; translated from the coding sequence ATGCCTGATACCACCGACGCCGCGGGCCTGACCGTCGGTCAGGTCTCGGCGCGGCTGGGCGTGACGGTCCGGGCGCTGCACCACTGGGACGAGATCGGCCTGGCGCGGCCGTCGCTGCGCACGCCCGCCGGATACCGGCTCTACACCGACACCGATCTGGAACGCTTGCACCGCATCGTCGTCTACCGCGAGCTCGGCCTCGGCCTGGACCGCATCCGGACCGTCCTGGACAGCTCGACCGCCGACGTGCCCGGCGCGTTGCGCGCCCAGCGCACCCAGCTCACCGAACGGATCGCCCGCCTCCAGCAGCTCGGCGCCGGACTGGATCGGATGATCGAAGCCCACGAGCGCGGCGTGCTGCTGTCCGCCGAGCAGCAGGCCGCGATCTTCGGGCCCCGGTGGGACCCCGGCTGGTCCGCCCAGGCCCGGCAACGCTACGGCGACACGACGCAGTGGCGGCAGTACGCCGAACGCTCGGCCGACCGCGGCCCGGCGGAATGGCAGTCCGTCGCCGACACCGTCGCCGAGCTCGAGAACGCGCTCGGAGCCGCCATGGACGCGGGCATCGCCCCCGGCAGCCCGGCGGCGAATCGGCTCGCCGAGCGCCACCGCGAGGCATTCACCGCGTCGTACTTCCTCCTCACCACGCAGATGCAGGTCTGCCTCGCCCGCACCTTCGAGACCGACCTGGGATTCGCCGCGCACTACAACAACATTCGCCCCGGCCTGGCCGCCTGGTTCCGCCGAGTCGTCGACGCCGCAGCCCGCGCCGACGGCATCGACCCGGACACCGCGACCTGGCAGTGA
- a CDS encoding dihydrofolate reductase family protein — protein sequence MGKLTYGMNVSVDGYIVDSNGDFSWSEPDDEVHQFWNDRVGETAVSLYGRKLYELMSAYWPTAEQDPDITPVTAEYARLWLAMPKVVFSQTLSSVDWNSRLERGDVVEVAERLKAETDGILDVAGATLAAPLIRAGLVDEYLVVVSPVAVGSGTPFFPTLDRWVTLDLVENRTFAASGSVLLRFVPSRD from the coding sequence ATGGGCAAACTGACCTACGGCATGAATGTCTCGGTGGACGGCTACATCGTGGACAGCAACGGGGATTTTTCCTGGTCGGAGCCGGACGATGAAGTGCACCAGTTCTGGAACGACCGGGTGGGCGAGACCGCGGTGTCGCTGTACGGGCGCAAGCTGTACGAGCTGATGTCGGCCTACTGGCCCACGGCCGAACAGGATCCGGACATCACTCCGGTGACGGCGGAGTACGCCCGATTGTGGCTTGCGATGCCGAAAGTGGTGTTCTCGCAAACCCTTTCGTCGGTGGACTGGAACTCCCGCCTGGAGCGAGGCGATGTGGTCGAGGTCGCCGAGCGGCTCAAGGCCGAGACCGACGGCATCCTGGACGTCGCGGGCGCCACCCTGGCCGCACCGCTGATCCGGGCCGGCCTGGTGGACGAGTACCTGGTGGTCGTCAGCCCCGTCGCGGTCGGCAGCGGCACACCGTTCTTCCCCACGCTCGACCGATGGGTCACCCTCGACCTGGTGGAGAACCGCACCTTCGCCGCGAGCGGCTCGGTCCTCCTCCGCTTCGTCCCGTCCCGCGACTAG
- a CDS encoding class I SAM-dependent methyltransferase yields MSGRVPSKWEEMTAADPAHSAWYVERFRALAAEGRDIVGEARLVDAMVGRGARVLDAGCGAGRIGGYLHRAGHVVVGVDVDPELIAAAEQDYPGPTWLVGDLAELDLPARGIAEGFDVIVCAGNVMTFLAPSTREVVLRGFARHLAPAGRVVVGFGAERGYEFPQFLADAETAGLTADLRLSTWDLRPFADDSDFLVAVLSRTE; encoded by the coding sequence ATGAGTGGACGTGTCCCCAGTAAGTGGGAGGAAATGACTGCTGCCGATCCTGCGCATTCGGCGTGGTATGTGGAGCGGTTCCGGGCTTTGGCGGCCGAGGGGCGGGATATCGTCGGGGAGGCGCGGCTGGTCGATGCGATGGTGGGGCGGGGCGCTCGGGTGCTGGACGCGGGGTGCGGGGCGGGGCGGATCGGTGGGTATCTGCACCGGGCCGGGCATGTCGTGGTCGGTGTCGATGTCGATCCCGAGCTGATCGCGGCGGCGGAGCAGGATTATCCCGGGCCGACCTGGTTGGTCGGTGATCTCGCCGAACTGGATCTACCCGCTCGGGGGATCGCCGAGGGCTTCGATGTCATCGTGTGCGCGGGCAATGTGATGACCTTCCTGGCGCCGTCGACCCGGGAGGTGGTGCTGCGAGGCTTCGCCCGCCACCTCGCGCCGGCCGGCCGGGTTGTCGTGGGCTTCGGCGCCGAGCGCGGCTACGAGTTCCCGCAATTCCTGGCCGACGCCGAAACCGCCGGGCTCACAGCGGATCTGCGGCTGTCGACCTGGGATCTGCGTCCCTTCGCCGACGACTCCGATTTCCTGGTGGCGGTGCTGTCCCGCACGGAGTGA
- a CDS encoding zinc-dependent alcohol dehydrogenase family protein, whose product MTIDTISARTVVFHELGGPDVLTIENLELPALGPRDVLVRIEALGLNRAEALFRAGTYYYQPTLPSSRLGYEASGVVAAVGAEVTEYVVGQEVSTGPNIEMSAAGVYAERVVLPVESVVPRPAGLDAVTGAASWLTYSTAYGGMLETGGLRPGDHVLITAASSGVGIAALQTAARIGAIPIAVTRTGEKRQHLLDNGAAHVLAAADTDVVAETRRITGGVGAQVVFDAVGGPGLAELSTAAAHDGTIVVYGWLDQRPMAMPMNWPLRVHGYANMELSATAAGRRRVNHWIASGIRDGVLRPHVGAVFDGLDSIRDAHRLMESNAHTGKIVVKL is encoded by the coding sequence ATGACAATCGACACGATCTCCGCCCGCACCGTCGTCTTCCACGAACTCGGCGGCCCGGACGTCCTGACCATCGAGAACCTCGAGCTGCCCGCGCTCGGGCCGAGGGATGTGCTGGTCCGCATCGAAGCGCTGGGTCTCAACCGCGCGGAGGCCCTGTTCCGGGCGGGCACCTACTACTACCAGCCGACGCTGCCGTCCTCGCGGCTCGGCTACGAAGCGTCCGGGGTGGTCGCGGCGGTCGGCGCGGAGGTCACCGAATACGTTGTGGGCCAGGAAGTCTCGACCGGGCCCAATATCGAGATGAGCGCAGCGGGCGTATATGCCGAACGCGTGGTGCTGCCGGTGGAATCCGTGGTCCCGCGCCCGGCGGGCCTCGACGCGGTCACCGGCGCGGCGAGCTGGCTCACCTATTCGACCGCCTACGGCGGCATGCTGGAGACCGGTGGCCTGCGCCCCGGCGACCACGTGCTGATCACCGCCGCCTCGAGCGGCGTCGGCATCGCCGCCCTGCAGACCGCCGCCCGTATCGGCGCCATCCCGATCGCGGTGACCAGGACCGGCGAGAAGCGGCAGCACCTGCTCGACAACGGCGCGGCGCACGTCCTCGCCGCGGCCGACACCGATGTGGTCGCCGAGACCCGCCGCATCACCGGCGGCGTCGGCGCGCAGGTCGTCTTCGACGCCGTCGGCGGCCCCGGGTTGGCCGAATTGAGCACGGCCGCAGCGCATGACGGCACCATCGTCGTGTACGGCTGGCTCGACCAACGGCCGATGGCCATGCCGATGAACTGGCCGCTGCGCGTTCACGGCTACGCCAACATGGAGCTGTCCGCCACCGCTGCCGGCCGCCGCCGCGTCAACCATTGGATCGCCTCCGGAATCCGCGACGGCGTGCTGCGACCGCACGTCGGCGCGGTCTTCGACGGCCTGGACAGCATCCGCGACGCCCATCGCCTGATGGAATCGAACGCACACACCGGCAAGATCGTCGTCAAACTCTAA
- a CDS encoding VOC family protein translates to MSDYYNAFEISPVPTPGPDAVAPEPFRGIYGMPAFVKIPTGDLAASVDFWTRGLGFIELFTIPGSLVHLRRWAFQDVLLVAAEQIPTKAPALSVGFACVLDQIESVVESCRAVRPDAVDGPRDTPWNTRDVEVLTPENARIVFTAAKPFDPESQEARNLAAIGITPPGDNGDHA, encoded by the coding sequence ATGAGTGATTACTACAACGCTTTCGAGATCAGCCCCGTGCCCACGCCCGGGCCGGATGCCGTTGCGCCGGAGCCGTTTCGGGGCATTTACGGAATGCCCGCGTTCGTGAAGATTCCGACCGGCGACCTGGCGGCGTCGGTGGACTTCTGGACTCGCGGCCTCGGATTCATCGAGTTGTTCACCATCCCCGGCAGTCTCGTGCACCTGCGCCGGTGGGCGTTCCAGGACGTCCTGCTCGTCGCCGCGGAGCAGATTCCGACGAAGGCGCCGGCACTGAGCGTCGGTTTCGCGTGCGTGCTCGACCAGATCGAATCGGTTGTCGAGTCTTGTCGGGCGGTGCGGCCGGACGCGGTCGACGGTCCGCGGGATACGCCGTGGAACACCCGTGACGTGGAGGTCCTCACCCCCGAGAACGCGCGGATCGTCTTCACCGCGGCGAAGCCCTTCGATCCGGAGAGCCAGGAGGCGCGCAACCTCGCGGCCATCGGAATCACCCCGCCCGGCGACAATGGGGACCATGCCTGA